Genomic DNA from Pseudomonas fitomaticsae:
TTGCCCGCGAATGAAGGTCGGAACAACCTTCCCGCCATTCAGGATTCGCTGCCGAATCTCGGCAGAATCCTACAGCTTGCAACCCCGCCGTCCGATTGCGTCGTGAAGCCCTGATTCCTAAGCTCACCCAATGCTGAATGTTCAGCACTGGGTTTGGCGACCCGGCAACATTTGACGCAGCACGATGATGTTCGAACGAGGGAATACTCCCACCTCGAATTATGGCGGCTGTGCGTGGGAGACCTTCGGGTCTGCCGGTTTTCGAATGTCCCGGTTCGCCAATCCGCGCATAGCTGCCACCCTTTTTGTTTGGCGACGATCAGAGGCAGCTTTCTTCACCACATTCGAGAACCGAGTCATGGACGAAAGCTATTTAATTCCCAACGTCTTCATCCGCCACAAACTCCACCTTCACGCCCTTCTTATCCAGAACCAACCCTGGTTCTCTGCCCGCGACCTGGGCCGCCTGCTGCACATTTACCTCAACGGACGCATGCTGCGAAAACTCGACCCCGACCAATACCAAACCCGCAAAACCCTGATCCACAACCAGATCGAAAACACCCTCCTGATCAGCGAATCCGGTATCTACGCCCTCCTCGTCTACCACTACTGCCCCGAATACCGTGCCCTGCGCGAATGGCTCACCCATCAAGTCATCCCCACCCTGCGCGACGCCCAGCACCCCACCACAAGCGAACGCCCACAGCTAAGCCTGCTTTATTGGCCCAAGATGTCGTTGAGTTTGCTGCACTGGAATAACCAGCCGTGGATTCGGTTGCAGGATGTGCCATTGATGGTGGTAGAACGGGAAAAGCTAAAGCGCCCAGAACCGGGCACTTGGTGGAAGAGGGCTTCGCGGATGCTGCAATCGCTATAGGCCCGCATGCCGGAGCTGAGCCCTGCGTAAATCGTAAGTCGACTGAAGATTCATCCAGAACTCAGGTGTGGTGTTGAGGTGGATGGCCAGCCTGATTGCCAAATCGGCGCAGATCCTGAGCTGGCATTTCACAAGCTTCTCGATTTCGGTTTCAGGCCAGTTCGTGGGCATGGCCAAGTCCATGACCGTCATGCCCAATGGCTCCATGAATTCCTTTTTCAGCACCTCGCCCGGATGAATCGGGCGCATACCATTGCGGTCCATTTTTTGCCTCCAGCAGCTGCATTGAGCGGCCAAACTGGAACATCCAATCCAGCTATTCAAGACCTCCGAACCCTTTCGCCGACGTCCTTCAGCAATTTGGGCATGGTCCTACAAGGATTAGCTCTCGCGCCTGATTCTAGCTCTTCTCTCTTTAACCTATGATTCGGCCGTCTGGCAGCAAATCTCAAAATGAGCTCCTCAGAACGCCTCAGATCAGATTCGAGCATTGCTTAAAGCCAGCGGCCTTCAAATCTCGTGGAGCTTCACCATGCAAATGTCAATTTTTCCAATCAGCTTGCCATCACTCCATCACAAGCTAATCTATGGCTTGCAAAGCCGTTGATTTCGTGATTATTGACTGTAGAATGCTCCGTTTTTTAAAGTCAAACCTCGTATGCATTGAGAGGAAGGAAAACGAAATGAAGAGATCTGATGACACAAAAATTTATCAAAATGATAAATCGTCACGTCTGGACAACAATCAGAGCTCCAACATTATCGGCTTCGCCGCTTTCAAAGAAAAAAAAGCCGATGAAGAATATAAAAAAGCAATAAATAACATTTTGGCTCGCGCGCAAAAAGTTGACTGGTAACACACCAGCTCCTTTAGCTCGCGCAGGGAAAGGCGCGAAAAATGTCAGCAGTCCCCAAGGAAAGTCATCCTAAAAATAATGACAGCCATTCAAATATTCGAACAATTGGGGAACGCATAGAAGGTCGCCGCAGCGACGAAATAGTTATTGCGTTCTGCGGTCCCGTAGGCTGTAACCTTGCCGATGTAATACGAACTATTCGAGCTCAGTTCGAAGAGTACGGGTACCTAACCGAACACATTAAGATCAGCGATATAATTAAAGACTATTACAGAGAAAATGGACTACCTCCGAGACTCTCAAAATTGTCGTTGAACCCCTCGCCGGGTAAAGAGCGGTATACAACACTGCAAGACCTTGGAAATGATTTACGTCAACGCTTTGA
This window encodes:
- a CDS encoding BRO-N domain-containing protein; its protein translation is MDESYLIPNVFIRHKLHLHALLIQNQPWFSARDLGRLLHIYLNGRMLRKLDPDQYQTRKTLIHNQIENTLLISESGIYALLVYHYCPEYRALREWLTHQVIPTLRDAQHPTTSERPQLSLLYWPKMSLSLLHWNNQPWIRLQDVPLMVVEREKLKRPEPGTWWKRASRMLQSL
- a CDS encoding HigA family addiction module antitoxin; translation: MDRNGMRPIHPGEVLKKEFMEPLGMTVMDLAMPTNWPETEIEKLVKCQLRICADLAIRLAIHLNTTPEFWMNLQSTYDLRRAQLRHAGL